A window of the Rhizobium brockwellii genome harbors these coding sequences:
- a CDS encoding MFS transporter, protein MSDAISASPTPASNSTQVNSPARVLIASLVGTTIEFFDFYVYATAAVLVFPHLFFPASDSNAATLQSLVTFSIAFFARPIGAVIFGHFGDRIGRKATLVAALMTMGLSTVLIGMLPGYDAIGIAAPLLLALCRFGQGLGLGGEWGGAVLLATENAPPGKRSWYAMFPQLGAPIGFILSSGFFLILAETMSNEDFLDYGWRIPFIASLALVAVGLYVRLKIAETPEFRKAVEKHERVAVPIEVVFRNHLRSLILGTFIAVATFVLFYLMTVFTLSWGTTPMEKGGLGYTREQFLVVQLVGVVFFGLTIPLSGWLSDLYSRRIILTLTTIAIAIFGFFYATLLTSGLAGAFLCSIIGLALMGFTYGPIGAALAAPFPTTVRYTGASMTFNLGGIFGASLAPYIATWLATHYSLDYVGYYLAASAVISLVCIRLSGREEV, encoded by the coding sequence ATGTCTGACGCGATCTCCGCATCGCCGACTCCTGCCTCGAACAGCACGCAAGTCAATTCTCCGGCCCGCGTCCTTATCGCCAGCCTTGTCGGCACCACCATCGAATTCTTCGACTTCTACGTCTACGCGACAGCAGCCGTCCTCGTCTTCCCGCATCTCTTCTTCCCGGCAAGCGATTCGAACGCCGCAACGCTGCAGTCGCTCGTCACCTTCTCGATCGCCTTTTTCGCCCGCCCCATCGGCGCCGTCATTTTCGGTCATTTCGGCGACCGCATCGGCCGCAAGGCGACGCTCGTCGCCGCACTGATGACGATGGGGCTTTCGACCGTGCTGATCGGCATGCTGCCGGGCTATGATGCGATCGGCATCGCCGCACCCTTGTTGCTGGCGCTTTGCCGCTTCGGTCAGGGCCTCGGCCTTGGCGGCGAATGGGGCGGCGCCGTTCTGCTTGCCACCGAAAACGCTCCTCCCGGCAAGCGCAGCTGGTACGCCATGTTCCCGCAGCTCGGAGCGCCTATCGGCTTCATCCTCTCCTCCGGCTTCTTCCTCATCCTGGCGGAAACGATGAGCAACGAGGATTTCCTCGACTACGGATGGCGCATTCCCTTCATCGCCAGCCTCGCCCTCGTCGCCGTCGGCCTCTATGTCCGCCTGAAGATTGCCGAGACGCCGGAATTCCGCAAAGCCGTCGAAAAGCACGAGCGCGTTGCCGTGCCGATCGAGGTCGTCTTCCGCAACCATCTGCGCAGCCTGATCCTCGGCACCTTCATCGCCGTCGCGACCTTCGTGCTGTTTTACCTGATGACAGTCTTCACGCTCTCCTGGGGTACGACACCTATGGAAAAAGGTGGGCTCGGTTATACGAGAGAGCAGTTCCTGGTCGTCCAGCTTGTCGGCGTCGTCTTCTTCGGCCTGACGATCCCGCTCTCCGGCTGGCTCTCCGATCTCTATTCGCGCCGCATCATCCTGACGCTGACGACGATTGCCATCGCTATCTTCGGCTTCTTCTACGCGACGCTGTTGACCAGCGGTCTCGCAGGCGCCTTCCTGTGCTCGATCATCGGCCTCGCCCTGATGGGCTTCACCTATGGTCCGATCGGCGCTGCCCTGGCCGCCCCCTTTCCGACCACGGTGCGCTATACCGGCGCCTCGATGACCTTCAACCTCGGCGGCATCTTCGGCGCTTCGCTCGCCCCTTATATCGCCACCTGGCTCGCCACCCATTATAGTCTGGACTATGTCGGCTACTACCTCGCCGCCTCGGCCGTGATCTCGCTGGTCTGCATCCGGCTGTCGGGCCGCGAAGAAGTCTGA
- a CDS encoding UDP-glucose 4-epimerase family protein, translated as MRCLITGAAGFVGGPLVERLHRERICELAVTTRSAAASFPTSVRHFPIEITSETDWTAVLEGIDVIVHLAARVHIMNDRAADPLAEFRQINTAATLNLAEQAARAGVRRFVFISSIKVNGEENDRPFRHDDTPMPIDPYGISKLETEIGLREIAARTGMEIVVIRPPLVYGPGARGNFALLVGLIMKKIPLPFASLKNRRTLVALPNLVDLIITGMKHPGAAGETFLAGDGEDLSTPGLIEGIAAGLGVKPMLLPFPPALLQMGARVTGKAAVYQRLCGSLQVDISHARDVLGWSPVVTPREGLKLAAK; from the coding sequence ATGCGATGCCTCATTACCGGCGCAGCCGGCTTTGTCGGTGGGCCTCTCGTCGAAAGACTGCATAGAGAGCGGATATGCGAGCTTGCGGTGACGACGCGATCTGCAGCCGCCAGCTTCCCGACATCTGTGCGGCATTTCCCCATCGAGATAACAAGCGAAACCGATTGGACAGCGGTTCTCGAGGGTATTGATGTCATCGTCCATCTCGCCGCTCGTGTTCACATCATGAACGACCGCGCAGCCGATCCGCTAGCGGAATTTCGTCAGATCAACACCGCCGCCACGTTGAACCTCGCCGAGCAGGCCGCCCGCGCCGGCGTAAGAAGGTTCGTCTTCATCAGCAGCATCAAGGTCAATGGCGAGGAGAACGATCGGCCCTTCCGGCATGACGATACGCCGATGCCGATCGATCCCTATGGCATTTCGAAGCTGGAAACTGAAATCGGGCTGCGTGAAATCGCCGCCCGAACAGGCATGGAAATCGTCGTCATTCGCCCGCCGCTCGTCTACGGACCTGGCGCAAGGGGCAACTTCGCCCTGCTCGTCGGACTTATCATGAAGAAAATACCGCTCCCCTTCGCGTCGCTGAAGAACCGCCGGACCCTGGTCGCCCTTCCAAATCTCGTCGATCTGATCATCACCGGGATGAAGCATCCGGGTGCTGCCGGAGAGACCTTTCTCGCAGGCGATGGAGAAGATCTTTCGACTCCAGGGCTTATCGAAGGGATTGCCGCAGGGCTGGGTGTCAAGCCGATGCTGCTCCCCTTCCCGCCTGCCTTGTTGCAGATGGGCGCGAGGGTCACCGGAAAGGCCGCCGTCTACCAGCGTCTTTGCGGTTCCCTGCAGGTCGATATATCCCATGCCCGCGACGTGCTTGGCTGGTCGCCCGTCGTCACGCCGCGCGAGGGCCTGAAGCTTGCGGCGAAGTAA
- the murB gene encoding UDP-N-acetylmuramate dehydrogenase, translating into MKQVNGEKLLASLGEGVKDIRGRITPDAPMDRVTWFRAGGLAELMFQPHDIDDLVAFLKILPEEVPLTVVGVGSNILVRDGGIPGVVLRLSAKGFGFVELAGENRILAGAICPDKHVAAMAMDNGIGGFHFFYGIPGGIGGAARMNAGANGVETRERLIEVHAVDRKGDKHVLSNAEMGYSYRHSTASTDLIFTSVLFEGYPEERAQIRAEMDAVRNHRETVQPVREKTGGSTFKNPAGHSAWKLIDEAGCRGLVIGGAQMSSLHCNFMINMGQATGYDLEYLGEQVRREVFEKDGIKLEWEIKRLGVFMPGREVRPFHGVTSE; encoded by the coding sequence ATGAAACAGGTGAATGGGGAAAAGCTTCTCGCGTCTCTCGGAGAGGGTGTAAAGGATATCCGCGGCCGTATCACGCCGGATGCCCCAATGGACCGTGTCACCTGGTTCAGGGCCGGTGGCCTAGCCGAGCTGATGTTTCAGCCGCATGACATCGACGATCTCGTCGCCTTCCTGAAGATATTGCCGGAAGAGGTGCCGCTGACGGTGGTCGGCGTCGGCTCCAACATCCTGGTGCGCGACGGCGGCATTCCCGGCGTCGTGCTGCGCCTGTCGGCCAAGGGGTTCGGCTTCGTCGAGCTTGCCGGCGAAAACCGCATCCTGGCCGGCGCCATCTGCCCTGACAAACATGTGGCGGCGATGGCGATGGACAACGGCATCGGCGGCTTCCATTTCTTCTACGGCATCCCCGGCGGCATCGGCGGCGCGGCGCGCATGAATGCCGGCGCCAACGGCGTCGAGACGCGCGAGCGGCTGATCGAAGTCCATGCGGTCGACCGCAAGGGCGACAAGCATGTGCTTTCCAATGCCGAGATGGGCTATTCCTACCGGCATTCGACCGCATCGACGGATCTGATCTTCACCTCCGTGCTGTTCGAGGGTTATCCGGAAGAGCGCGCTCAGATTCGCGCCGAGATGGACGCCGTGCGCAATCATCGCGAGACGGTGCAGCCGGTGCGTGAAAAGACCGGCGGGTCGACCTTCAAGAACCCCGCCGGCCATTCGGCCTGGAAACTGATCGACGAGGCAGGCTGCCGCGGCCTTGTCATCGGCGGAGCGCAGATGTCGTCGCTTCACTGCAACTTCATGATCAACATGGGGCAGGCAACCGGCTACGATCTGGAATATCTCGGCGAACAGGTGCGTCGCGAGGTCTTCGAAAAAGACGGCATCAAGCTCGAATGGGAAATCAAACGCCTCGGCGTCTTCATGCCCGGCCGCGAAGTGCGTCCGTTCCACGGCGTGACGAGCGAGTAA